The nucleotide sequence ACAAGTTAACGAAGGGGGTGTATGTATTTCAACTAGTGGTGGTTGTCGTGATATAACTATAAATGATGGTGGTACTTGTTTGGCAGGTGGATATTCTGGCTGTCGAAAGGTTACTATTAATGATGGTGGGATTTGTCAACCAGGAGATACGGGTGTATCATGGGCATGCTCAGTAGCCACAATAAACAAAGGAGGAGTGTGTTTGGCTACCCATGGAATGGCTTGCCGCAACGCAACGGTCAACGATGGAGGAAAATGTGTAGCACTAGCAAGTGGAGGGTGTTCAGAAGATACTACTTATCATGGTACGGGTTGTTGTGAAGATTACGGCAAAGGATATTGCCCTTCTACTGCCCCGAAATGTTAATCAAAATTTAAACCTTCTGTACAACTGAATTAGAATTTTGTTATAATAATTGTACAGAAAAGGGCTGGTGGCGGAATTGGTAGACGCGACAGACTTAAAATCTGTTGGCCGCAAGGCCGTGGGGGTTCGAGTCCCCCCCTGCCCACTCTGTATTAAATCCGGCACTCCGGCAGGAGCAGATTATGTTAGAAGATCTTCAACGCACCTTAGCCAAAACCTTCGGCTGGGTATTTACCGTACATTCTACAGGCTTACGTTTTTTCTCTATTGCATTACTAATTGCCGTTTTATTCCTGTTTTTTGGATTCAAAGTTATCGGCGGCATTTTCTTATTAATTGCGTGTTTCTGTGCTTTTTTCTTCCGCATTCCTAAATGCGAAGTAGAATTTGCCGAAGACGAAATTGCTTCCCCTGCCAACGGCACCGTGCTAAGCATTAAAACAGAAGACGACCCAAACTCAGTCGTTATCCGCATTTTCTTATCTATTTTTGATGTGCACGTACAGCGTGCAACCATTACCGGAAAAGTGGGCGAAATTTTCTATCACAAAGGCCAATTCTTATTTGCCAATAATCCCAACGCCGCCACCGATAATGAACGCAATTTAATTCAATTCTTCCGCCCCAATGACGCCAGCCGTTTTGCTCATGTGGAACAAATCACCGGCGCTATTGCACGGCGCATTGAATGTTGGGTCAAACCCGGTCAAGAAATTAAAGTAGGCAATTTGATCGGCCTCATTCGCTTTGGGAGCCAAGTGGCTATTTATTTACCCAAAGATAAGGTGCGCGTGCTGGTAAAGGAAGGACAAAAAGTACAAGGCGGTAATACGGTAATTGCCTTGTGGAAATAGAGGATTTATGACTGAAGAACAAGCAAATACTGTCAACAAATTAAAACATACGGGCGCGGTCGCAGCGCCCTCTTTATTTACGCTGGGCAATTTGGCGTGTGGATTTTTTTCCATTTTAAGCGCCGCCCAAGGACACTTTGCCAAAGCCGGTTGGCTGATTTTAATTGCCGCGGTGTTTGACTTATTTGACGGCCGTGTGGCCCGCATGTTAGGCACGGAAAGCAATTTCGGTGTGGAAATGGATTCCTTAGCTGACGGCGTTTCCTTCTGCACGGCTCCGGCATGTTTGATGTATTTTTTGGTGCTACACAACTATCCCATTTGGGGTGCACCGATTGCGTGTATTTATGCCTGTTTTGGCATCTTGCGCTTGGCCAAATTTAATGTCATGGCCCAAGAAGGCAAAGGCTCTAAAAAATACTTCTCCGGCTTACCGGTACCGGCTCCGGCGGCTATTTTAGCTTCCTTTGCTATTTCTTACAGTATTATGCAAACCAATATGGGCGGCCACAATATGCGTATTGTGGAGGCTTATTTACCGTATGTGTACAATGTAGTCGCTTTGGCTATGTTAGTCATGGCTGTATTAATGGTGTCGACGGTACCGTACGCCGCTTTCAAAGCAAAACGTAACAAAAAAATGAGTGTGTGGACGATTTTATTAATCGTGTGTGTGGTAGTGATGTTAGTGCGCTTCCCGCAAAATATCGTTTTTATTGTGATGTCTGCTTATGTACTGTTTGGACTCTTGGCAGTTTTGTACAGAGCCTTCAAAGGCATCAAAATAGAAAAGTAAAAGTTTGCTCAGTTATATAAAAAACCCCGCCAAAAAGCGGGGTTTTTTATGGCAAAATTTCGCTGATTATTTTTTCTCTTTGGGTTGTTTTGGACAAGTGGCCAGTATCTCTGCCGCTGTCTTAAAGTTGATATTTACCTTTGTTTCGTTGGCTCCAAAGCTGACTAAATAGTCATACATTTCTCGGTTACAATGCAGCGCCGCTATATGAAGAGGAGTGTTGAGATCTGCCCGTTTTTGATCAGGTTTGGCACTGTGGCGCTGTTCATTAATTAACTGCTCCAGCAAATCCTCATTAAAATCCATTTGAGCCACTTTCATAGTTAATTTTAACATCGGAAAATCTTGGTTTTCTACAGCAATATGAATGGCATTTCCCCAGGAACAACGATCATATGCATGCGCCCAAAATTCATCGGCCAACATCCATGCCATTTTACGGTTCCCGTTTTTGACGGAATATAAATACGGGGTCATTCCTTTCTTGAACGAGTATACCAACCGTTTATCTTTGCGTGCCAGTTTGCGCACGTGCGTCGTGTCATTATGCTCAATAGCGTACCAAAACTCGGCCTGTTTATCCGTTGTAGTAAATGCCTTTTGCGGTGCGGCATTGACCACCGCCCCGGTTTCTACGGCAAGTAGCAATGACATCAAAATTAATGAAATCATTCTCATACTTTCAGTATAACAAAAATCAAGTCCGATGTAAAAAACAGATGCCTTCGAACGAAGGCATCTGTATAGATCTAAGGAAGGTTGCAACTTACTCCTTGGCAATCTCAATTCCTAAATCTTTGAGTTGCTGTTCATCTACCACATTGGGAGATTCCGTGAGCGGACACACCGCTTGTGTGGTCTTCGGGAAAGCAATTACTTCGCGAATGGAATCTTCCCCTACGAGTAAAGCCGTCACGCGGTCTAACCCAATGCCAATTCCGCCGTGCGGAGGCGCGCCGTATTGCAAGGCATTGAGTAGCATGCCAAAGCGCAAGGCGGCTTGTTCTTTGCTGTGTTTCATCAAAGCCAAAATGCGCTCTTGCACTTCGCGGCGGCAGTTACGCACCGAGCCGGAAGCCAATTCGTTTCCGTTGAGCACCATATCAAATTGATACGAGCGCACGGAACCGGGGTCACTTTCTAATTTGTCCAAATCTTCCTCGTGCGGGGCGGTAAACGGATTGTGCGCGGCATCCCAGCGGTCTTCTTCCGGAATATATTCCAAAAGCGGGAAATCGGTAATCCACGCAAATGCCCATTTGCACTTGGGGGTTAAATTTTTCACCAGTTCTTTGCGAAGCGCCCCCATAAAAGTTTGGCAAGTCCGCACGTTAGCGTCACTACCCACCAAGATAATGTCCCCCTCCTCAGCGGCTACAGCGCTTTGCAAGGCTGTCATTTCTTCCGGCGTGAAAAACTTAGCGGTCAGACTTTCCAATTTGCCGTCTTTGACTTTGAGCCACACGAGCCCTTTGGCACCGTTCTTTTTGGCTAAATCGGTCAATTTGTCAATCTGTCCGCGCGACATAGCCGCGCCCTTTTCTCCGCGCAAGGCATAAATAGCCCCTTTGGCCGCTAATACATCAGCAAACACCTTAAAACCCGTCTTGGCAAAAATATCGCTGACATTTTTGATTTGCAAATCATAGCGCAAATCCGGCTTGTCCGAACCATATAAATTCATGGCATCATTGTAAGGGAGTTTCGGAAACGGCGTGGTGAGTTCATAGCCGCCCACTTTGAAAAGTTCCTTCATCAGTCCTTCCACGATTTCGTGAATATCCTCAATGGTCACAAAGGACATTTCCATATCAATTTGTGTATGCTCGGGCTGACGGTCGGCACGCAAATCCTCGTCGCGGAAACATCGTGCGAGTTGGAAATAGCGATCAATTCCGCTGGCCATTAAAGTCTGCTTAAACATCTGCGGACTTTGCGGCAAAGCGTAAAATTGACCATGATGAATGCGAGACGGTACCAAATAATCGCGCGCACCTTCCGGTGTAGAGCGTGTCAGTACCGGGGTTTCAATTTCCAAAAATCCTTGACCGTCCAAATACCGCCGCGCCGCTTGGGCTACTTTGTGGCGCATGGTTAAATTGCGCACCATGACCGGATTGCGCAAATCTAAGTAGCGGTATTTCATACGCGTTTCTTCACTTGCATTGCGAGATTTTTCGATATCAAAAGGAAGCGGAACAGAAGTATTTAATAGTTTCAAATCTTCCACGACAATTTCAATTTCACCTGTCGGAATATTTTTATTGACGGCTCCTTCAATACGATGTTTAACGGTGCCGGTTACTT is from Elusimicrobiaceae bacterium and encodes:
- the aspS gene encoding aspartate--tRNA ligase, with amino-acid sequence MKRTSYCGALNASHIDSKQTVCGWINSYRNHGGVLFLDVRDRSGLVQIVVGPESKFFELASSLRNEYVVEVTGTVKHRIEGAVNKNIPTGEIEIVVEDLKLLNTSVPLPFDIEKSRNASEETRMKYRYLDLRNPVMVRNLTMRHKVAQAARRYLDGQGFLEIETPVLTRSTPEGARDYLVPSRIHHGQFYALPQSPQMFKQTLMASGIDRYFQLARCFRDEDLRADRQPEHTQIDMEMSFVTIEDIHEIVEGLMKELFKVGGYELTTPFPKLPYNDAMNLYGSDKPDLRYDLQIKNVSDIFAKTGFKVFADVLAAKGAIYALRGEKGAAMSRGQIDKLTDLAKKNGAKGLVWLKVKDGKLESLTAKFFTPEEMTALQSAVAAEEGDIILVGSDANVRTCQTFMGALRKELVKNLTPKCKWAFAWITDFPLLEYIPEEDRWDAAHNPFTAPHEEDLDKLESDPGSVRSYQFDMVLNGNELASGSVRNCRREVQERILALMKHSKEQAALRFGMLLNALQYGAPPHGGIGIGLDRVTALLVGEDSIREVIAFPKTTQAVCPLTESPNVVDEQQLKDLGIEIAKE
- the pssA gene encoding CDP-diacylglycerol--serine O-phosphatidyltransferase — protein: MTEEQANTVNKLKHTGAVAAPSLFTLGNLACGFFSILSAAQGHFAKAGWLILIAAVFDLFDGRVARMLGTESNFGVEMDSLADGVSFCTAPACLMYFLVLHNYPIWGAPIACIYACFGILRLAKFNVMAQEGKGSKKYFSGLPVPAPAAILASFAISYSIMQTNMGGHNMRIVEAYLPYVYNVVALAMLVMAVLMVSTVPYAAFKAKRNKKMSVWTILLIVCVVVMLVRFPQNIVFIVMSAYVLFGLLAVLYRAFKGIKIEK
- a CDS encoding phosphatidylserine decarboxylase, translating into MLEDLQRTLAKTFGWVFTVHSTGLRFFSIALLIAVLFLFFGFKVIGGIFLLIACFCAFFFRIPKCEVEFAEDEIASPANGTVLSIKTEDDPNSVVIRIFLSIFDVHVQRATITGKVGEIFYHKGQFLFANNPNAATDNERNLIQFFRPNDASRFAHVEQITGAIARRIECWVKPGQEIKVGNLIGLIRFGSQVAIYLPKDKVRVLVKEGQKVQGGNTVIALWK